A genomic stretch from Lathyrus oleraceus cultivar Zhongwan6 chromosome 2, CAAS_Psat_ZW6_1.0, whole genome shotgun sequence includes:
- the LOC127122645 gene encoding uncharacterized protein LOC127122645: MGQIAQQLASNSQVPGTLPSDTVTNPREHNTVNIVTTRSGKSTEETKVQDEEAIPPPVQDKEKVPKPIIKLPYPPRQKKKNQHEKNFEKFLEMLKKLEINIPFSEALEQMPIYAKFMKDIISKKRSTDTEPIILTETCNVVLQGMKIPVKKKDRGLVTIPCIIGDRKFKKALIDLGASVSLMPLFIYKKLGIGFVQDTRMTL; encoded by the exons atgGGACAGATAGCACAGCAGTTAGCATCAAACTCTCAAGTCCCTGGAACCCTACCTAGTGATACGGTGACAAATCCGCGGGAACATAACACTGTTAACATTGTCACAAcccgaagtggaaagtcaaccgag gaaacaaaaGTCCAAGATGAAGAAGCAATACCACCTCCTGTCCAGGATAAGGAAAAGGTTCCTAAACCCATAATCAAACTTCCTTACCCTCCACGacagaagaagaaaaatcaacatgagaAGAATTTCGAGAAGTTTCTCGAGATGTTAAAGAAACTCGAAATCAATATCCCTTTTTCTGAagcattagaacaaatgccaatatatgccaagttcatgaaagacataattTCTAAGAAGCGTTCCACTGATACTGAACCGATCATCCTGACTGAAACATGCAATGTCGttctccaaggcatgaaaataccagtgaaaaagaaagacaggggatTGGTTACTATTCCTTGCATTATAGGTGATcgaaaattcaagaaggctctgattgacttaggagcGAGTGTAAGTTTGATGCCATTGTTCATCTATAAGAAATTAGGCATCGGTTTtgttcaagatactcgaatgaccCTTTAG